One Mycoplasmopsis caviae DNA segment encodes these proteins:
- a CDS encoding MAG5150 family histidine triad lipoprotein, which yields MKINYKKKLKIYYPFVALTTCLPMGISASCVTSTQQDKVVKNTHIVSEIKEYLSLLEDSKKNLAFAYSDRVLYDKSLDLTGSANKDNIVKICEMMDIILGSNFTKIVVRDSKELNSLMKEFSSKITNHINDLTFFSNQTQNRNFFDFFEKLHYLAHDVNSQIFNNSRRLDSFLDEENENTRSVFYKIIINIEQNKQIKDENWESVITREYKAISNVIANLSKGAWKPKGKQYLVATYGTQDPKTGHNHSHAIGNMIYELFNVLLTLKDEISNNFNSDSSKIDEFLKDVTDSEKKQLKILWDSVKLNFGNLINKIQNNEFIEAGFKYANDARLWCQKLTDKLKALTSRTIGEAKIKDIFTAVNLADGSKPIE from the coding sequence ATGAAAATTAATTACAAAAAAAAACTAAAAATATATTACCCTTTTGTTGCCTTAACAACTTGTTTACCTATGGGTATAAGTGCAAGTTGTGTCACTTCAACACAACAAGATAAAGTCGTAAAAAATACTCATATTGTTAGTGAAATTAAAGAATATTTATCCTTACTTGAAGATTCTAAAAAAAATCTTGCTTTTGCTTATAGCGACAGAGTTCTATATGATAAATCACTAGATTTAACAGGTTCAGCCAACAAGGATAATATAGTTAAAATTTGCGAAATGATGGATATTATTTTAGGCAGTAATTTTACTAAAATTGTTGTTAGGGATAGCAAAGAACTAAATTCATTAATGAAAGAATTTAGTTCTAAAATTACTAACCATATAAATGATTTAACCTTCTTTTCAAATCAAACTCAAAATAGAAATTTTTTTGACTTCTTCGAAAAATTACACTATTTAGCTCACGATGTTAACTCTCAAATTTTTAATAATTCAAGAAGGTTAGATTCTTTTCTTGATGAAGAAAATGAAAACACAAGGAGTGTTTTTTATAAAATAATTATAAATATTGAGCAAAATAAACAGATTAAAGACGAAAATTGAGAAAGTGTTATTACTAGAGAATATAAGGCAATTTCAAATGTTATAGCAAACTTGAGCAAAGGTGCTTGGAAACCAAAAGGGAAGCAATATTTAGTAGCAACTTATGGAACTCAGGATCCTAAAACTGGCCACAATCACTCCCATGCAATTGGTAATATGATTTATGAGTTATTCAATGTTCTATTAACCTTAAAAGATGAAATTAGTAACAACTTTAATAGTGATTCATCTAAAATAGACGAATTTTTAAAGGATGTAACTGATTCTGAAAAAAAACAACTTAAAATACTGTGAGATAGTGTTAAGTTAAATTTCGGCAACCTTATTAACAAAATTCAAAATAATGAATTTATCGAGGCTGGATTTAAATACGCTAATGATGCAAGACTATGATGTCAAAAATTAACTGATAAATTGAAAGCGTTAACTTCTAGAACAATTGGAGAAGCAAAAATTAAGGATATATTTACTGCAGTTAATCTCGCAGATGGTTCTAAACCAATTGAATAA